From one Luteolibacter arcticus genomic stretch:
- a CDS encoding DUF6036 family nucleotidyltransferase — protein sequence MRLDSLKHLARAANGLAETKRLVVFGSASLLATFPELGDDYGGPLSKTFDANFVPEPWDDEMAHLLHVTLGKNEDFHIHFGYYADIIRPVVFEQFPKGWEDRLVPVPGVERALCLDPHDMAAAKCQAGRPKDIELLVLLFETGRLVPDLVRERLREVPMREAAIVASHRVLDEAIRRAGEAH from the coding sequence AGCATTTGGCGCGAGCTGCGAATGGCCTCGCCGAGACCAAGCGTCTCGTCGTGTTTGGCTCGGCGTCGCTTTTGGCGACCTTTCCCGAATTGGGAGATGACTACGGCGGGCCGCTTTCCAAGACTTTTGACGCGAACTTTGTTCCGGAGCCGTGGGATGACGAGATGGCGCACTTGCTCCATGTGACCCTCGGGAAGAATGAAGACTTTCACATTCACTTCGGCTACTACGCCGACATCATCCGGCCTGTAGTCTTCGAGCAGTTTCCGAAGGGGTGGGAGGACCGATTGGTCCCTGTGCCCGGCGTTGAGCGGGCACTTTGTCTCGATCCCCACGACATGGCCGCCGCGAAATGCCAGGCGGGTAGGCCGAAGGACATCGAGTTGCTGGTGCTGCTGTTTGAGACCGGTCGCTTGGTGCCGGATCTCGTGAGGGAACGTCTCCGCGAGGTTCCGATGCGAGAGGCTGCGATTGTCGCCTCCCATCGGGTGTTGGATGAGGCCATCCGGCGGGCCGGAGAAGCGCACTAG